The DNA segment GCTTTCTTCTATCCGAGTAAATTGTAAAGTCATTTTTGGGCAGCTATTTCCGTCTTCCGTTCCCGCTATTTTTTGCCAAAGCATTCGCCAAAGCAAAAAAATGAGCTTCACTCAAGCCGGGCTGCAGCGTTAGCTTCCATAAAATGTTCTTTGTTAAAATATGATTTACTTTTAAAATTAGAATAGAATACCTTAATATGGAAACCATAACCGCAAAAACGAAAATTTCAGAATTGATTAAATTCAATCCGAAAAGTGTAGATGCAATTGCTTCATTAGCAAAACCATTGGAGAAACTCAAGAACCCGATTTTAAGAAAGATCATGGCTTCCCGAGTAAATATTGGTGAAGCTGCAAAAATGGGTGGAACAACGGTAGAAGAATTCAAGCGGGTACTTCTTCCACTGGGATTTACTTTTGATCAGGATCTTTCTTCTAAAGATGAAACCACCGCGGAAACGAAACCAGATTGGTTACGAAACGCTAAGCAAGTAGATATCGACTTTTATGACGTGCGTCCAATTATCGATAATGGAGCAGATCCTTTAAAGGAGATTTTAGGACGTTTCAAAACCGTAGAACCGGGAAAAATTCTTTGTATTATTAATAATTTTGTGCCGACTCCTTTAATTCATCTTTTGAAACAGGAAAAAGCGGAAGAAACTTTTGTAGAGACTATTAGTGATAAAGAATTTAACACCTATTTTCTAAAAAGAGAAAAAGAGGTAACCAATTCTTCTACCACTGCAGACGAGAAATTACAGATGGATGACGAGGAAAGTTTTGCTGCGATCTGCAATCGTTTCACCAATCAACAGACCAAAGAGATTGATGTTCGCGAACTGGAAATGCCTGGACCAATGCAGCTTATTCTTTCAGAATTAGAAGAGCTTAAGCCGGAAAATGCCTTATATGTTAATCACAAACGCGTACCCGTCTATCTTTTGGAAGAACTTGCAGATAAAAATTATGAAGTCCACATTAATAATAGACAAGATGGTGATGTAAAAATGCTCATCTTCAAAAAGTAAATGGCAAAAATTAGTATTGGAAAAGCTCCAGGAAACAGCGCTATACTTCCGTTTTATGCAACGGGAGCAATCATGTTTTTCGTTCTTTGCGTGCTGATGATCTTCAGTCCGGAATCATTTACACAGCATTATTTTACTCCGCATTTATTGACAATGGTCCATGTAGCAGCGTTAGGGTGGGGAACTATGATTATATTCGGTGCGGCACATCAGTTATTACCTGTAATTTGTGAACAGGATCTGTATAGTGAGAGACTGGCGTCCTTCGTTTGGTATACCTTAACGGCAGGAATGATTTTGCTTACTTCCAATTTCTGGAATCTCACGGTTGGTTGGCTGATGATTGCAGGCGGTTCGCTGATCGTTATATCTGCAAGTCTTTATTTATTTAATGTTTTGAAAACCACTCACGTATGCGATCGTTATTCCATTCAGAAGTTATTTATAACGAGTTCTGCCGTTTGGCTTCTTTTTACTGTAACTGTGGGTTTACTGCTGGCGATTAATTTAAAATTTCCCTTCTTTAAGCAGAGTCATTTAGAAATCTTAAAGCTTCATGCTCATGCGGGATTCGCGGGGTGGTTTCTACAGTTAATCACTGGAGTCAGTACGAAACTGGTTCCCATGTTTTTATTGGGCAAATCGAATAAAGATTTTTTGCTGAAATGGGCTTTTGCTTTTCAAAATCTTGGATTAATTCTTTTTCTTATTGATGGTTATTTTATAGGGGTAACTGCGAGAGTTATAATCTATGCCGCAATCGTTTTAATTGGAGTTATCTTTTGGTTATTGTATTTATATGATACTTTCAAAAACAGATTACGAAAAAGGATAGAGTTGTTGATGAAACACGCTTTTCTCTCTTTTTTGGCTTTGGTGATCTCTATTTTATTGATACCAGCGGTTTACTTCTCAAACGGTTATCGCTGGGCGACGCTTTACGGAACGCTTTTATTTATGGGTTGGATCACCAGTATCATATTAGGAAAGACTTTTAAAACACTTCCATTTATCATTTGGAATGATCATTATAAGAATTTCTCGGGGAAAGTAAAAGTTCCACTTCCAAAAGATCTGTATAGTGAGAAACTCACAATATGGCAATTTTGGACTTTTATTGCTGCATTTCTGGTCTTTGCACTGGGTATAATCCTACAACAGGTTATAATCATCAGAATTGGTGCGGTATTGTGGGCTGTAGTAGCCGTTTTATACAATATTAATGTTTTTAAATTACTCTTACATAAAAGAAAAAAAATATCATGATACTCGATCCAACAAACGAAAATTACGACAAAATAGGTCGTGCCGAACTTGCACTCTATGAGGTTATCGATCCTGAACTGATGGTAAACATTGTAGATCTGGGATTGGTATACGATGTAGATATTAAAGAAGGTAATAAGATCAAAGTAACCATGACCTTAACCTCACCACATTGTCCGATGGGTGATGCCATACAAACTGGGGTGATCAATGTATTAGAGAAAGAATTTCCCGATCATGAAATTGAAATTGATTTAACTTTTGAACCTGCATGGAATTATGATATGGTTTCATCCGAAGGAATGCAGCAACTCAATAACAGATAGTACTTGATTTATAATTGTTATCCGAAATACTACAAGGTATTTCAATTAGAAATCCGCCTCACTAGATGAGACGGATTTTATTTTTTTAAAGATTGTTTATTTAAAAACTAACTTCATTCACTTCTTTACCTCGCTGAAAATTCATTGTTTTCTGATTTCCCTTATAGGCAATATTCACTAGATTGAATTGTTTTGGGAATGTTCCTAAAAGAATGGTGTTCTTGATCTTGATGGTGTTAATATCAGTAATCCCGCCAGCTTCAAAATAGACCCAAACAGATTCTCCATTAACTTGACTACCCGTAAATGTAAGTGAACGTGCACTTCCATTAACGTAAAGATCAAAGTTATTATTTACATATTTTTTTACTTCAGCTT comes from the Chryseobacterium sp. SNU WT5 genome and includes:
- a CDS encoding DUF6702 family protein — its product is MKKFLYTVGIFVLMLVMSFTAADFYSSMTKVDYLEGNKTLKFTTKMNTAHISDAIKINPNSVGFEAEVKKYVNNNFDLYVNGSARSLTFTGSQVNGESVWVYFEAGGITDINTIKIKNTILLGTFPKQFNLVNIAYKGNQKTMNFQRGKEVNEVSF
- a CDS encoding metal-sulfur cluster assembly factor, whose protein sequence is MILDPTNENYDKIGRAELALYEVIDPELMVNIVDLGLVYDVDIKEGNKIKVTMTLTSPHCPMGDAIQTGVINVLEKEFPDHEIEIDLTFEPAWNYDMVSSEGMQQLNNR
- a CDS encoding DUF2249 domain-containing protein; protein product: METITAKTKISELIKFNPKSVDAIASLAKPLEKLKNPILRKIMASRVNIGEAAKMGGTTVEEFKRVLLPLGFTFDQDLSSKDETTAETKPDWLRNAKQVDIDFYDVRPIIDNGADPLKEILGRFKTVEPGKILCIINNFVPTPLIHLLKQEKAEETFVETISDKEFNTYFLKREKEVTNSSTTADEKLQMDDEESFAAICNRFTNQQTKEIDVRELEMPGPMQLILSELEELKPENALYVNHKRVPVYLLEELADKNYEVHINNRQDGDVKMLIFKK